A portion of the Solea senegalensis isolate Sse05_10M linkage group LG17, IFAPA_SoseM_1, whole genome shotgun sequence genome contains these proteins:
- the si:ch211-142k18.1 gene encoding uncharacterized protein si:ch211-142k18.1 yields MCCWMPLILAWVSMATPALCQSGDGEWGSGFDIYTSTKALNDTSQAAGDEPVRMKNSHDWNTSAVFPLSSPVLHYEAQPDRCSVHFSTDAASARRLRAQKEELAYLQAIQRGNEAVVENLVQFVGAELEDQRYEDVIRENIIGIQEGHKRCHEVVEKAEEDLEKQLEGDMLDNVARMHKIREESSSFEDMLRAAAAIANRLEISSKNLQASFTSRQLKDIRIKMRH; encoded by the exons ATGTGTTGTTGGATGCCTTTAATCTTGGCCTGGGTATCCATGGCAACCCCGGCGCTCTGCCAAAGCGGGGACGGCGAGTGGGGTTCCGGCTTTGACATTTATACTTCCACAAAGGCCCTCAATGACACTTCGCAGGCAGCTGGTGATGAGCCCGTGAGGATGAAAAACAGCCATGACTGGAACACATCGGCAGTATTTCCACTGTCCTCACCTGTGCTGCATTATGAGGCTCAACCTGATAGGTGCTCGGTCCACTTCAGCACCGACGCCGCTTCGGCACGAAGGCTGAGAGCTCAGAAGGAGGAGCTGGCTTATCTGCAGGCCATCCAGCGTGGAAACGAAGCGGTGGTAGAGAACCTGGTGCAGTTTGTCGGGGCAGAGCTCGAGGACCAGAGGTATGAGGACGTGATCAGGGAAAACATTATCGGCATCCAGGAGGGCCACAAGAGATGCCACGAGGTGGTAGAGAAAGCTGAGGAGGATCTGGAGAAGCAGCTGGAGGGTGACATGTTGGACAACGTCGCTAGGATGCACAA AATCAGAGAAGAGTCCTCGTCCTTTGAAGACATGCTCCGTGCTGCAGCGGCCATCGCCAACCGGCTGGAGATCTCGTCAAAGAACCTGCAAGCCTCATTCACCAGCAGGCAGCTGAAAGACATCAGAATTAAAATGCGTCACTAA
- the chrna2b gene encoding neuronal acetylcholine receptor subunit alpha-2: MGHNHLFSVGMAVVWSLLLSQSVHCQERTHSYAEDKLFKTLFAGYNKWSRPVPNITDVVIVKFGLSIAQLIDVDEKNQMMTTNVWLKQEWNDYKLRWRPSDYDNVTSIRVPSELIWVPDIVLYNNADGEFAVTHMTKAHLFYTGKIRWVPPAIYKSSCSIDVTFFPFDQQNCKMKFGSWTYDKAKIDLERIENTVDLNNYWESGEWAIINAVGTYNTKKYDCCHEIYPDITYYFIIRRLPLFYTINLIIPCLLISCLTVLVFYLPSDCGEKITLCISVLLSLTVFLLLITEIIPSTSLVIPLIGEYLLFTMIFVTLSIVITVFVLNVHHRSPSTHKMPRWVHSVFLDLIPRWLFMRRPAPDGRRCRLLLLQREAAAEQRQCRIAGHKPGNCLSTSANWLREGTTSEDSERSCYEDLELGTLTSYFSFRSPSPRPPGSSPPPQQKTSQNSQNRQEAVGGTNRQLPGARVNPTQRPTKVENAVSDSAFLLSPSVVRALEGVHYIADHLRAEDADFSVKEDWKYVAMVIDRIFLWMFIIVCLLGTIGLFLPPWLAGMI, encoded by the exons ATGGGACACAACCACCTGTTCTCCGTGGGCATGGCTGTGGTGTGGTCACTGCTGCTCTCTCAGTCAG TACATTGTCAAGAGAGGACACACTCGTATGCTGAGGACAAGCTCTTCAAGACGCTGTTTGCTGGTTACAACAAGTGGTCGAGACCTGTGCCAAACATCACCGACGTGGTCATCGTCAAGTTCGGACTGTCCATAGCTCAGCTCATTGACGTG GATGAGAAGAACCAGATGATGACAACCAACGTGTGGCTGAAACAG GAGTGGAATGACTACAAGCTTCGCTGGAGACCATCTGACTATGACAACGTGACGTCCATAAGAGTGCCGTCAGAGCTTATCTGGGTACCAGACATCGTCCTCTATAACAA TGCCGATGGTGAGTTTGCGGTGACCCACATGACAAAAGCTCACTTATTCTACACGGGTAAAATTCGCTGGGTGCCACCAGCCATTTACAAGAGCTCCTGCAGCATCGACGTCACCTTCTTCCCCTTCGATCAACAGAACTGTAAAATGAAGTTTGGCTCTTGGACATATGACAAAGCCAAGATTGATCTGGAGAGGATAGAAAACACCGTGGATCTCAACAACTACTGGGAAAGCGGCGAATGGGCCATCATCAATGCCGTGGGAACATACAATACAAAGAAATATGACTGCTGTCATGAGATCTACCCAGACATCACCTACTACTTCATCATCCGAAGGCTGCCCTTGTTTTACACCATCAACCTCATCATCCCCTGTCTGCTCATCTCTTGCCTCACTGTCTTGGTTTTCTATCTGCCTTCAGACTGTGGCGAGAAGATCACCCTCTGCATCTCAGTGCTGCTGTCCCTCACTGTCTTCCTTCTCCTCATCACGGAGATCATACCATCCACATCCCTTGTCATCCCTCTTATTGGCGAGTACCTGCTCTTCACCATGATTTTCGTCACCCTGTCCATTGTCATCACCGTCTTTGTGCTCAACGTGCACCACCGCTCACCCAGTACTCACAAGATGCCCCGCTGGGTCCACTCCGTGTTCCTGGACCTGATCCCACGCTGGCTGTTCATGAGAAGGCCTGCTCCAGATGGCCGGCGAtgcagactgctgctgcttcagcgGGAGGCAGCTGCAGAGCAGCGGCAGTGTCGGATAGCCGGGCACAAACCTGGCAACTGCCTCAGCACCTCTGCTAACTGGTTAAGAGAAGGGACCACTTCAGAGGACTCTGAGAGAAGCTGTTATGAGGATTTAGAGCTGGGGACCCTGACATCGTATTTCTCTTTCCGTTCTCCCTCACCCAGACCTCCAGGGTCAAGTCCTCCAccacaacagaaaacatcacagaaCAGCCAGAACAGACAGGAAGCAGTCGGAGGGACAAATAGACAGTTACCTGGAGCTCGAGTCAATCCCACTCAGAGGCCAACAAAAGTAGAAAATGCTGTATCAGACTCAGCGTTCCTGCTTTCACCAAGTGTTGTCCGTGCATTAGAAGGGGTGCACTACATTGCAGACCACCTGAGGGCAGAGGATGCTGACTTCAGT GTGAAGGAGGACTGGAAGTATGTCGCCATGGTGATTGACCGCATCTTCCTGTGGATGTTCATTATTGTCTGTCTGCTTGGGACCATCGGCCTCTTCCTGCCCCCTTGGCTAGCCGGCATGATCTAG
- the LOC122783776 gene encoding protein BTG3-like — translation MREETVAVLIYLRKLLNKIGKLDSYKVEPFLESLGVSLQEKFRGHWYPENPSKGQAYRCIRVNRFSREDPVLLQACRESGVQYSDLGLPRELTLWIDPGEVCCRYGEGSMFFSLATFSTKVEDKGRSHTHRLTTNTRHCSKKLNGNASEWYPKKMVPVKQ, via the coding sequence ATGAGAGAGGAAACTGTAGCTGTGCTGATTTACCTGAGGAAGCTTCTGAATAAGATCGGGAAGCTGGATTCATACAAGGTTGAGCCATTCCTTGAGAGCCTTGGAGTCTCACTGCAAGAGAAGTTCAGAGGACACTGGTACCCTGAAAACCCCAGCAAAGGACAGGCATACAGGTGCATCCGAGTCAACAGGTTCAGCAGAGAGGATCCAGTGCTGCTTCAGGCCTGCAGAGAGAGTGGAGTTCAATACAGCGACCTGGGACTGCCCCGTGAACTCACGCTGTGGATAGATCCTGGGGAGGTCTGCTGCAGATATGGAGAAGGAAGTATGTTCTTCTCACTGGCCACTTTCTCTACAAAGGTGGAAGACAAAGGGAGATCACACACTCACCGTCTTACCACCAACACCAGGCACTGTTCCAAGAAATTGAACGGAAATGCTTCCGAGTGGTATCCAAAAAAAATGGTACCTGTGAAACAGTGA
- the LOC122784499 gene encoding protein BTG3-like — protein MREETVAVLIYLRKLLNKIGKLDSYKVEPFLESLGVSLQEKFRGHWYPENPSKGQAYRCIRVNRFSREDPVLLQACRESGVQYSDLGLPRELTLWIDPGEVCCRYGEGSMFFSLATFSTKVEDKGRSHTRHLTTNTRHCSKKLNGNASEWYPKKMVPVKQ, from the coding sequence ATGAGAGAGGAAACTGTAGCTGTGCTGATTTACCTGAGGAAGCTTCTGAATAAGATCGGGAAGCTGGATTCATACAAGGTTGAGCCATTCCTTGAGAGCCTGGGAGTCTCACTGCAAGAGAAGTTCAGAGGACACTGGTACCCTGAAAACCCCAGCAAAGGACAGGCATACAGGTGCATCCGAGTCAACAGGTTCAGCAGAGAGGATCCAGTGCTGCTTCAGGCCTGCAGAGAGAGTGGAGTTCAGTACAGCGACCTGGGACTGCCCCGTGAACTCACGCTGTGGATAGATCCTGGGGAGGTCTGCTGCAGATATGGAGAAGGAAGTATGTTCTTCTCACTGGCCACTTTCTCTACAAAGGTGGAGGACAAAGGGAGATCACACACTCGCCATCTTACCACCAACACCAGGCACTGTTCCAAGAAATTGAACGGAAATGCTTCCGAGTGGTATCCAAAAAAAATGGTACCTGTGAAACAGTGA